One window of Elaeis guineensis isolate ETL-2024a chromosome 11, EG11, whole genome shotgun sequence genomic DNA carries:
- the LOC105054185 gene encoding histone H1, whose product MVEPSYRPFSYIVLSSVRLFSNRLEFSKMPAVQGVPKATEAKPKEKKPRAPKAAKEKKPKGSKSSAPSHPPYFQMIKEAVLALKEKTGSSPYAIAKYMEEKHKGVLPANYKKMLAIQLKNFAAKGKLVKVKASFKLSEAGKKEGKPAAKEKKPAKAAPSAGTKRKAPAAAAAAKKTVASSKVPKKAKKAAGVKKAKKAAPAKPKQRKSIKSPAAKRAKKAAA is encoded by the exons ATGGTCGAACCCTCCTATCGTCCGTTCAGTTACATAGTCCTCTCTAGCGTTCGGTTGTTCTCGAATCGGCTCGAGTTCTCTAAGATGCCCGCCGTCCAAGGAGTCCCGAAGGCGACCGAGGCCAAGCCCAAGGAGAAGAAGCCCCGAGCCCCAAAGGCCGCCAAGGAGAAGAAGCCCAAGGGTTCCAAGTCCTCCGCCCCCTCCCATCCCCCCTATTTCCAG ATGATCAAAGAAGCCGTGTTAGCGTTGAAAGAGAAGACCGGATCGAGCCCGTACGCGATCGCCAAGTACATGGAGGAGAAGCACAAGGGGGTCCTCCCGGCGAACTACAAGAAGATGCTTGCGATCCAGTTGAAGAACTTCGCGGCCAAGGGGAAGCTCGTGAAGGTCAAGGCCTCGTTCAAGCTCTCCGAGGCAGGTAAGAAGGAGGGCAAGCCGGCGGCGAAGGAGAAGAAGCCAGCCAAGGCGGCTCCCTCCGCTGGCACTAAGCGTAAGGCTCCTGCCGCTGCTGCTGCGGCGAAGAAGACTGTGGCCTCTTCCAAGGTTCCGAAGAAGGCCAAGAAGGCCGCGGGAGTGAAAAAGGCCAAGAAAGCAGCCCCGGCGAAGCCCAAGCAGCGCAAGTCCATCAAGTCCCCTGCTGCCAAGAGGGCTAAGAAGGCCGCTGCGTGA